Within the Ferrimicrobium sp. genome, the region TCGTTCAGAAGATAGGTGCCAGGGCGGGCCTCGGTGACGACTCCACCGAGCTTGCGTGCCGTTGGGGAGGATCCGGCACTGAGGACTGTTACTGCGATTCCGTGATCGCAGAGGCTCAAACTCGCGACCGCAAGAGCCTCACTCTCTTGTGTTGCCGTACGGCTGGTCGCTTCGGCGCCAGCATAACTATGCCCACCATGGGTAAAGATGCCTGCGACGCGTAGCCCGAGGGATCGGCAGCGGGCGGCGAGGGGGCCAGCCTGATCTGGTTGAACACCGGTGCGATGTTGCCCGCTGTCGATCTCTACCATAACCTCGACCTTGTCTGGGGTATGCAACTGTTCGGCCAGGTTTTGGGCGCCACGCGCTGAATCGATACCAATGCGAAGCTTGGCAGAGAGGGAGAGCCGGTCTAGTTGTGCGGCGGACTGGGGCGTGATCCAAAGCGGAAGTGCGATGAATACGTCATCGAAGCCAGCGGCAATAAACACTTCTGCTTCTCCGACCGTGGCGACGGTGATCCCATTAGCACCTAGCGCTCGCTGTAGCCGTCCAAGGCTGGTGGATTTATGGGTTTTGACGTGCGGGCGCAGTGAGATGCCACGATGGTGAAGCGTATCAGCCATAGCCTTGGCGTTTGTCTTGACGACATCGAGATCGATAAGGAGATATGGCGTCGCGATATGCTGTGGTTCCTGAGCGGTTCGCATGTACTTGACCTTTCGGTGCCAGAGTCCGATCATAGTCTCAGTGATGAGCCACTCAATGCTGGGACGGCAACCTAACTTTCATCGCGGTGCGATGTCGTAGTTGTCTCCTCACAAGGCAAGACCATCGCGATGGAGGGAAAATCCATGATGAACCGGCTCTGCGGACCCTGAAGGCAGGCAGCCCCCCAAACGGTGAAGTCCGATCGGTGATACGGTCTTGTCGTGGTGGAGTAGTAGGCAAGGACCAATCTTCCCGGCATGGATAGTGACGCAAGCTGGCGGCGGATCAGCTAGCTGATGCTTCGAGAGATGCGACGGGCTCGCTGATACGAGGAGAGTCGCTGACAGGCATTGTCCTCGGTGGCGAACCAGGAGCGAGGTTCAGCGAGAACAGTGCCAAGCGAGTAGCGGTGTAGCACGTGGCACTAACGAGGCTGAGTGAGAGGTTGTGGCATCCGGCACTGCTCTTAAGGCGTAGTGATGCCGTCGTGTAATCCTCGCTTTTCGCTGAGGATAACGAGTGCGAGTCGGATCGAGGCGCACATCGCAACACAATATATGCGCTCCCTTGTCGGGTCGGTGGCATCATGAAGCTCTCGGATGGCGCCACCATGCTGGCTCGCGGGCCTAGAGGAAGGCGCTGCTAATCGGCAATTACCTCCGGGTCGGGACTCCGCTGTCGATCTGAGCCATCCTGTTGTAGCTCCAGCACATGCTTTCTGAGCCGAGTGACCTCGGTGAGAAGATCTGCAACTTGGCCGGTGGTCGTCGTGATCCATTGCTCGGATGGATCGCTTACCCCATGGCGTTTGTGAACGACCCATGCGTAGTGAGCCTGTGCATTCTCGCACTCCCGCAAGGCTTCGCGCCACCACTGCGTGAGCGCGAGGGTACGACAGTTCTTCGCCTCGAAGACGTGATCAGGCGCAAGCTCCACCTTGACATCTCCCTTGTCGTGCGATCCCTGCAGTCCTAGGCGGTGGGCGGAGAGGCCATGTTGCCGAAAGACCTCGACGAGGTCGTTCTCTAACGACCTGCCAGCCGCCTTTGCTGCGGCTTTTGAGCGCTTTCTAGCCTCCATTTGGCGAACTCCCTTCCTGTTTGTCCTGCAAGCTACCTGAACGAAGTCCCGTTTTGGTGGAACTTGTTAGCAGTGAGACGTACCTGCTCGTAGCGTTTCTCTTGACCCGGCGACGTAGCGCATCGAAAACGAAGAAGAGATGGTGACCCGGTCATCATCTATCCAGAACGTGTTGGTCGTGTCCGCTACGACCACTGTTCGCCTTTCGGTAAATGGAACCCATTATTAGATCGTATATCGGTAGGGACTAAAGTCCTTTGTCTAGTGGGAAGCGACGCCCCCTCAATCGGGCGTCAGATACTCTAGGGGGTATGGAAAAACGCTTGCAGCAATCCAGTTTAACTACGCCCTCACCGCGAAAAGTCATCGTCATCGGTGGCGTGGCCGGCGGTATGTCAGCGGCGACTCGGTTACGGCGTCTTGACGGACATGCTTCGATTACCGTGCTCGAACGTTCGGGTCACGTATCGTATGCCAACTGCGGACTGCCATATTTTGTTGGCGCTGTGATCGAGGAGGAAGAGGAACTGCTACTGCAGACACCTGAGCGGTTGCATGATCGATTTCGACTCGATGTACGCGTTGGTAATGAAGTGGTTGGCATTGACCGAGAACGTCACCAGGTTCGGGTGCGGTCAACGGGTGGAGGTGATCCTGAGGTTCTTGAGTACGATAAATTGATCCTCAGCCCAGGAGCGTCGCCGATACGGTTGAACATTCCAGGAGCCGAACGGATGCGCGTGTTGCGCACAGTCGAGGATGCTCAGCGCATCGTTGGCGATGTCGCCAAGACGCCAGGAACAGCGGTTGTCGTCGGCGCGGGTTTCGTTGGGCTGGAGACCGCTGAAAATCTTTCGCGTCATGGCATTGCCGTTACCGTTGTTGAGGCAGCTCCGCAGGTGCTGCCGGCACTTGACCCTGAGCTGGCGGTGCTGGTGGAGGAGGAGTTGACCCGCCATCACATCACCGTCATCACCGGTGCCTCGGTTGTAGAGGTGCATGCTTGGGGCGTCACGCTCAGCGATGGTCGCGAAGTCGAGGGTGAGTTGGTAGTGGCGTCGGTTGGCGTGCGACCCGATGTGAGACTTGCGAAGTTGGCTGGGCTTGCCATCGGACCCCATGGCGGCATCGTGGTCGACGAGTCGAACGTGACAAGTGATCCAGATATCTATGCCGTTGGCGATGCGGTCGAGAAGTTCGACAGTGTCAGTGAGGGGCCATCGTTGATTGCGCTGGCCAACGTGGCCAATCGCCATGGGCGCAGAGTTGCCGATCATATCTGTGGGCTCAGTGCTCGTCACGTGCCATCGATCGGGACCGCCGTTGTGCGGGTCTTTGAGACCGTAGCTGCGACCACCGGTTGGAATGAGCGTCGTCTCCGGGAGGCAGGGAGGCCATATCAAGTGGTGCGTGCGCATCCAATGAACCACGCTAGTTATTACCCAGGCGCCGAACCGATGTCGCTGAAGTTGCTCTTTGATCCCCAGAACGGCATGATTCTTGGTGCACAGGCCGTTGGTGGAGGAGGGGTCGACAAGCGTATTGATGTGTTGGCGACGGCGATGTCTGCGGGCCTG harbors:
- a CDS encoding alanine racemase, encoding MRTAQEPQHIATPYLLIDLDVVKTNAKAMADTLHHRGISLRPHVKTHKSTSLGRLQRALGANGITVATVGEAEVFIAAGFDDVFIALPLWITPQSAAQLDRLSLSAKLRIGIDSARGAQNLAEQLHTPDKVEVMVEIDSGQHRTGVQPDQAGPLAARCRSLGLRVAGIFTHGGHSYAGAEATSRTATQESEALAVASLSLCDHGIAVTVLSAGSSPTARKLGGVVTEARPGTYLLNDRQQIALGVATPDQVAAVVATRVMSTAVPGQFVVDAGSKALTAESSSLVEGFGSVRELEGAIVTRVSEHHGIVSYQGKPPPEGTLLHVLPNHVCTVVNLYDQFIALDSDPIRIDARGHLT
- a CDS encoding FAD-dependent oxidoreductase; amino-acid sequence: MEKRLQQSSLTTPSPRKVIVIGGVAGGMSAATRLRRLDGHASITVLERSGHVSYANCGLPYFVGAVIEEEEELLLQTPERLHDRFRLDVRVGNEVVGIDRERHQVRVRSTGGGDPEVLEYDKLILSPGASPIRLNIPGAERMRVLRTVEDAQRIVGDVAKTPGTAVVVGAGFVGLETAENLSRHGIAVTVVEAAPQVLPALDPELAVLVEEELTRHHITVITGASVVEVHAWGVTLSDGREVEGELVVASVGVRPDVRLAKLAGLAIGPHGGIVVDESNVTSDPDIYAVGDAVEKFDSVSEGPSLIALANVANRHGRRVADHICGLSARHVPSIGTAVVRVFETVAATTGWNERRLREAGRPYQVVRAHPMNHASYYPGAEPMSLKLLFDPQNGMILGAQAVGGGGVDKRIDVLATAMSAGLPVEELANLELAYAPPFSSAKDPVNMLGYIAENVRFGDCDVVEPDEVQSLVEAGWTLLDVRTPAEHLSGSVPGSVSAPVDELRGTIDHLGDGPFLVYCAVGLRGHVATMLLGELGYQARNLNGGYRTYTAFHAARRVESALA